A region from the Deltaproteobacteria bacterium genome encodes:
- a CDS encoding zinc ABC transporter substrate-binding protein gives MGFLLFLLVAPSSGHSQPKLKIVTTLFPWQEFARSVGEEKVQVDLLLPPGAEPHNWEPKPSEVTKINQADIFIYTGRAMEPWVEDLLKATKSSRLQVLEASRGIALLETKDHTHGAQMPSGRGQGGKNDPHIWLDFSLDMNIVEMIASALSEKDPANAAHYRTNAIAYKSKLDALDRKYGSSLSQCRQRQMILGGHSAFGYLTQRYGLQQIALYGISPNAEPTPKKLAEVVQAAKNHKVKFIFFESLVNPKLAQVLAKEAGLGTLLLHTGHNVTKEQMKNKTTFLELMEINLNNLRRGLGCDQ, from the coding sequence ATGGGATTTTTATTATTCCTGCTGGTTGCTCCTTCTTCCGGCCATTCCCAGCCGAAATTAAAAATTGTCACTACCCTCTTCCCTTGGCAGGAGTTCGCCAGATCCGTAGGAGAGGAAAAGGTGCAGGTGGATTTGCTTCTCCCCCCGGGAGCAGAACCGCATAACTGGGAACCCAAACCCAGTGAGGTAACCAAAATCAACCAGGCTGACATTTTTATTTATACTGGCCGAGCCATGGAGCCCTGGGTAGAAGACCTACTGAAGGCCACCAAAAGTAGCCGCTTGCAAGTATTGGAAGCCAGTCGAGGGATAGCCTTGCTGGAGACTAAGGATCATACCCATGGAGCACAAATGCCCTCCGGCCGCGGACAGGGGGGAAAAAATGACCCCCATATCTGGCTGGACTTCTCCCTGGACATGAACATTGTCGAAATGATCGCCTCAGCCTTATCTGAAAAAGATCCAGCCAATGCCGCCCATTACAGGACGAATGCTATAGCTTATAAATCAAAATTGGATGCTCTGGACCGGAAATACGGGTCTTCTTTATCGCAATGTCGCCAGCGCCAGATGATCCTGGGAGGTCATTCGGCCTTTGGTTACTTAACCCAAAGGTACGGCTTGCAACAAATCGCCCTCTATGGGATCAGTCCCAATGCTGAACCTACTCCTAAAAAATTGGCCGAAGTCGTCCAGGCAGCAAAAAACCATAAAGTCAAGTTTATCTTTTTTGAAAGCCTGGTGAACCCCAAGTTGGCCCAAGTGCTGGCCAAGGAAGCAGGCCTTGGCACGTTGCTCCTCCATACGGGACACAATGTAACCAAAGAGCAGATGAAAAATAAAACGACTTTTCTGGAATTGATGGAAATAAACCTAAATAATTTACGGCGGGGGCTGGGTTGTGACCAGTAA
- a CDS encoding phosphatase PAP2 family protein has product MISVLSSWDITLFRLINGQGHNYFLDWFMPFMTNLNNFTFVLVAMGFWILWRERKAGVIFLVFIGLTLAITDPFSSRLLKDWLGRVRPCHVLEEVRLLTDCNTSYSFPSSHAVNIFAAAFFLSQPLKKLSPLFFGIAGIVGYSRIYIGIHYPLDVIGGAAIGLLIAWPMRWLKDQVVARWIKSPAWRVDKK; this is encoded by the coding sequence ATGATTTCAGTATTGAGTTCATGGGATATTACTCTTTTTCGCCTCATTAACGGGCAGGGGCATAATTATTTCCTGGATTGGTTCATGCCTTTCATGACCAACTTGAATAATTTTACTTTCGTACTCGTGGCCATGGGGTTCTGGATTCTCTGGAGGGAGAGGAAAGCCGGGGTTATTTTTTTGGTTTTTATCGGGCTTACCTTGGCGATCACTGACCCATTTTCCAGCCGCTTGCTTAAAGATTGGTTGGGACGGGTACGCCCCTGTCATGTACTCGAAGAGGTCCGTCTGCTCACGGATTGTAACACCTCCTATTCTTTCCCTTCTTCCCATGCTGTGAACATTTTTGCCGCGGCCTTTTTTCTCTCCCAACCCTTGAAAAAATTATCTCCCCTGTTCTTTGGTATTGCCGGGATTGTAGGGTACTCGCGGATCTATATTGGTATCCATTATCCTTTGGACGTTATCGGGGGGGCGGCCATCGGTCTGCTTATTGCCTGGCCGATGCGGTGGCTGAAAGATCAAGTCGTGGCGCGGTGGATAAAATCCCCCGCTTGGAGGGTTGACAAAAAATAG
- a CDS encoding thiamine pyrophosphate-binding protein, giving the protein MRNNAEIVVEALERIGTRYVFGYPGGQNARFIEAIHGSKTEFVLVTHEACAGFMADVYGRLTGKPGACLSTLGPGATNMTTGVGNAFLDRVPLLAFTAQMGKFWQGRTVQMHIDHQKLYAPITKWSVALETGKVFSTMKKAAEISLAEQPGPVHLDFPEDMADELSAEKPGDFSPSPRPLPPFDQEALKKAEALIRQAQYPIVAVGLTMNRAGATKELREFVAKHRLPVVTTLMAKGQIAEEGSQFVGVVGRARRDIVAEYYKPADLVIAIGYDPVEFNYEDWVRKDLPLVHIDTVPADIASGYSVPGQVIGDIREILKSLSGLDKVQHRWDLEALRAHRQKLYRALTPPQANFSPHHALLAMREILPADGILVADVGAHTHIIGQLWDTKGPGNFLVSNGWSSMGFGIPAAIAAKLVLPERPVVACVGDGGFLMMVGEINTAVRLKLPVVFVVLRDSFLSLIKVKQSRKEYHRYGVEIFGPEYASSDNFFGAKVVVTRAEEEFRDALQRGLEGNEPLVIEAVVDPTEYDVII; this is encoded by the coding sequence ATGAGAAACAATGCAGAAATCGTTGTAGAAGCACTGGAGCGAATCGGAACCCGATATGTTTTCGGATATCCCGGAGGGCAGAACGCTCGGTTTATCGAAGCCATCCACGGTAGTAAAACCGAATTTGTGCTGGTGACCCATGAAGCCTGCGCGGGTTTCATGGCCGATGTCTATGGGCGCCTTACAGGAAAGCCCGGGGCCTGTCTTTCTACCTTGGGCCCGGGGGCGACCAACATGACCACGGGCGTGGGGAACGCTTTCTTGGACCGGGTCCCGCTTCTGGCCTTTACGGCTCAGATGGGAAAATTTTGGCAAGGGCGGACGGTGCAGATGCATATCGATCATCAGAAACTTTACGCACCGATTACCAAATGGAGCGTGGCGCTGGAAACCGGCAAGGTTTTTTCCACGATGAAGAAGGCTGCGGAAATATCCCTGGCTGAGCAGCCCGGTCCCGTTCATCTGGATTTTCCCGAAGACATGGCTGATGAGCTTTCGGCTGAGAAACCCGGAGATTTTTCTCCCTCCCCTCGTCCTCTCCCTCCTTTCGACCAAGAGGCGTTAAAAAAAGCCGAAGCATTGATCCGCCAAGCCCAATATCCGATTGTGGCTGTGGGATTGACCATGAATCGGGCCGGGGCAACAAAAGAACTCAGGGAGTTTGTCGCCAAACATCGCCTCCCCGTCGTCACCACCTTGATGGCCAAGGGGCAGATAGCGGAAGAAGGATCCCAGTTTGTGGGGGTTGTAGGCCGGGCGCGCAGGGACATCGTCGCCGAATACTACAAGCCTGCCGACCTGGTCATTGCCATCGGCTATGACCCGGTTGAGTTCAATTACGAAGATTGGGTGCGCAAAGACCTTCCGCTTGTTCACATCGACACAGTTCCTGCGGACATCGCCAGCGGGTATTCAGTCCCCGGTCAGGTTATTGGGGATATCCGGGAAATCCTCAAGAGCCTATCGGGATTGGACAAAGTGCAGCACCGCTGGGACTTAGAAGCGCTGCGGGCTCATCGGCAGAAGCTTTACCGGGCCTTGACTCCGCCGCAGGCGAATTTTTCACCCCACCACGCCCTTCTGGCCATGCGGGAAATCCTTCCAGCGGACGGCATTCTGGTGGCCGACGTGGGAGCGCATACCCACATTATCGGCCAGCTTTGGGATACGAAAGGGCCAGGGAATTTCCTCGTTTCCAATGGCTGGTCTTCCATGGGTTTCGGCATCCCAGCAGCCATCGCTGCCAAACTGGTACTGCCGGAGCGGCCTGTAGTGGCCTGCGTTGGCGATGGCGGATTTCTGATGATGGTAGGGGAGATTAACACGGCCGTGCGCTTGAAGCTTCCAGTTGTTTTTGTGGTCTTGCGCGATTCCTTTCTGAGCCTGATCAAAGTGAAACAGAGTCGAAAGGAATATCACCGGTATGGCGTAGAGATCTTTGGCCCTGAATATGCTTCGAGCGATAACTTCTTCGGGGCGAAGGTGGTAGTGACCCGGGCGGAAGAAGAGTTCCGCGATGCTTTGCAACGAGGGCTGGAGGGGAATGAGCCCTTGGTCATCGAGGCGGTGGTAGACCCGACGGAATACGACGTCATTATTTAA
- a CDS encoding PxxKW family cysteine-rich protein: MVCEVIKVGRECAFMSKKGCSFNGGKCYPIVDRCQGCERMAGFPAGEYCIACPDPAAKWSGRDCNLATHIVKEKAPEVTKPVNPLKASKRKAAGR; encoded by the coding sequence ATGGTTTGTGAAGTGATCAAAGTTGGGAGGGAGTGCGCCTTCATGAGCAAGAAGGGATGCTCCTTCAATGGAGGGAAATGCTATCCGATTGTTGACCGCTGCCAGGGTTGTGAGCGAATGGCAGGGTTCCCTGCAGGCGAATACTGTATTGCTTGCCCGGACCCGGCAGCAAAATGGTCTGGTCGCGACTGCAATTTAGCTACGCATATCGTAAAAGAAAAGGCTCCTGAGGTTACTAAGCCAGTTAATCCCCTCAAGGCTTCCAAGAGAAAAGCTGCCGGAAGATAA